The following are encoded together in the Streptomyces sp. NBC_00358 genome:
- a CDS encoding DMT family transporter — translation MGYVLLAGAIAAEVGATTAMKYTEGFSRLWPSLLTVLGYVVAFALLAQTLRTVSVGTAYAIWAGVGTAAIAAIGMLFLGEGLTVAKAAGLVLIIGGVVLLNLGGAH, via the coding sequence ATGGGATACGTACTGCTCGCCGGAGCCATCGCGGCGGAGGTCGGCGCGACCACCGCGATGAAGTACACGGAGGGTTTCAGCAGGCTGTGGCCGTCCTTGCTGACCGTCCTCGGCTATGTCGTCGCCTTCGCGCTGCTCGCGCAGACCCTGAGGACGGTGTCGGTCGGCACGGCGTACGCGATCTGGGCCGGCGTCGGCACCGCGGCCATCGCGGCGATCGGCATGCTGTTCCTCGGCGAGGGACTCACGGTCGCCAAGGCCGCCGGGCTCGTGCTGATCATCGGCGGAGTCGTGCTGCTGAACCTGGGCGGGGCGCACTGA
- a CDS encoding GNAT family N-acetyltransferase codes for MPNTLRLEEITPDNMDAAIGVRVRPEQEHLVAPVVKSLAEAYVHPTTAWPRLILDDGRPVGFLMAFLGIDWLGDGSGTDIRSGLWRLNIAAGAQGRGYGRFAVESVAAEIRSRGGTRMTTTWHPGKDGPEDFYLRLGFRPTGETSGSQTVGELDLP; via the coding sequence ATGCCGAACACACTCCGTCTGGAGGAGATCACTCCGGACAACATGGACGCCGCCATCGGCGTGCGGGTCCGTCCGGAGCAGGAGCACTTGGTCGCGCCGGTCGTGAAGTCGCTGGCCGAGGCGTATGTCCATCCCACAACAGCCTGGCCCCGTCTCATCCTTGACGACGGCAGACCTGTCGGCTTCCTCATGGCCTTCCTCGGCATCGACTGGCTGGGCGACGGATCGGGCACGGACATCCGTTCCGGGCTCTGGCGTCTCAACATCGCCGCCGGTGCGCAGGGGCGGGGTTACGGCCGCTTCGCGGTCGAGTCCGTCGCTGCCGAGATCCGCAGCCGCGGCGGCACCCGGATGACGACCACCTGGCATCCGGGGAAGGACGGTCCGGAGGATTTCTACCTGCGGCTCGGCTTCCGTCCGACCGGCGAGACGAGCGGGAGTCAGACGGTCGGCGAGCTGGACCTGCCCTAG
- a CDS encoding metal-sulfur cluster assembly factor, with protein MSENTVTSEETAVTSDGTVATTGGTAVASGESLTTKPASEEEVREALYDVVDPELGIDVVNLGLIYGIHIDDANIATIDMTLTSAACPLTDVIEDQAKSATDGLVNELRINWVWMPPWGPDKITDDGREQLRALGFNV; from the coding sequence ATGAGCGAGAACACTGTGACATCGGAAGAGACCGCCGTGACGTCGGACGGGACCGTTGCGACGACGGGCGGGACGGCTGTGGCGTCGGGCGAGAGCCTGACGACGAAGCCGGCCTCCGAGGAAGAGGTCCGCGAGGCGCTCTACGACGTCGTCGACCCCGAGTTGGGCATCGACGTCGTCAACCTCGGCCTCATCTACGGCATTCACATCGACGACGCGAACATCGCGACGATCGACATGACCCTGACGTCCGCGGCCTGTCCGCTCACCGACGTCATCGAGGACCAGGCCAAGTCCGCCACGGACGGCCTCGTCAACGAACTGCGCATCAACTGGGTCTGGATGCCGCCGTGGGGCCCGGACAAGATCACGGACGACGGCCGCGAGCAGCTTCGGGCGCTCGGGTTCAACGTCTGA
- a CDS encoding VOC family protein, which produces MAVSFHHLVVDAHDLPALARFWCQVLDWRVLFEAEDEIVIGSDAHAPPGLCFVPVAERKTVKNRLHIDLAPDDQAAEVERILALGARRADVGQGEDVSWVVLADPEGNEFCVLRPKSSLVD; this is translated from the coding sequence ATGGCTGTCTCCTTCCACCACCTCGTCGTCGACGCCCACGACCTGCCCGCGCTGGCCCGTTTCTGGTGCCAAGTCCTCGACTGGCGCGTGCTGTTCGAGGCGGAGGACGAGATCGTCATCGGCTCGGACGCGCACGCGCCGCCGGGACTCTGCTTCGTACCGGTCGCCGAGCGCAAGACCGTCAAGAACCGGCTCCACATCGATCTCGCGCCGGACGACCAGGCCGCCGAGGTCGAGCGGATCCTCGCCCTCGGGGCGCGCCGGGCCGACGTCGGGCAGGGCGAGGACGTGAGCTGGGTCGTCCTCGCCGACCCCGAGGGCAACGAGTTCTGCGTGCTGCGGCCGAAGAGCTCGCTAGTGGACTGA
- a CDS encoding GIY-YIG nuclease family protein, protein MAHAALTEPDQLWSAPEVLSRPSPVPAAAGVYGWHFEQAPCADLTAGRLLYVGIAPRYMANRTSTQNLRKRVRYHYRGNAAGSTLRLTLGCLLGIELRRVGRSGTRMTFGKAGEAALSQWMAGNARVCWIEHDEPWTMESEFISQLDLPLNLDQNRHNPFHGRLTEVRSQARQRARELAVSA, encoded by the coding sequence GTGGCCCATGCCGCCCTCACCGAACCGGATCAGCTGTGGTCGGCACCGGAGGTCTTGTCGCGCCCGAGCCCGGTGCCGGCGGCGGCCGGGGTCTACGGGTGGCACTTCGAACAGGCGCCCTGTGCGGATCTCACGGCCGGGCGCCTGCTCTACGTCGGTATAGCCCCGCGGTACATGGCGAACCGGACCAGCACACAGAACCTGCGCAAGCGCGTGCGGTATCACTACCGAGGCAACGCGGCCGGATCGACGCTTCGCCTCACCCTTGGTTGCCTGCTCGGGATCGAGCTCCGTCGAGTAGGCAGGAGCGGGACGCGCATGACCTTCGGCAAGGCCGGGGAAGCCGCCCTCAGTCAGTGGATGGCGGGGAACGCCCGAGTGTGCTGGATCGAGCACGACGAACCATGGACCATGGAGTCGGAGTTCATCTCTCAACTCGACCTGCCTCTGAACCTCGACCAGAACCGCCACAACCCGTTCCACGGTCGGCTCACGGAAGTGAGATCCCAAGCCCGTCAGCGGGCACGCGAGTTGGCCGTCAGTGCATGA
- a CDS encoding AbfB domain-containing protein, giving the protein MPEVAPGSGPDHPAPSREIVPWRPTPRGAPYPVPTDLVPVLPAPWDAARPDDEGRLPGTRRLWLAGGLAVVVAVAAVVVISVQTNRSDDPSQSRAENRTTADTMNPFLPGAPAGASSAPAGKNALASPATARSASPDSTPRPSTSPGSGRPTPGPSTPASGTTSPPRPVTSLKSVQAVNYPDRYWHVSDGQVGLDPVGAGSPAATRRAASFKVVPGLAESSCYSFATTDGSYLRHRDFVLHADRDDGSALFRKDATFCPRASSYSGAVMLEAVNYPGRFLRHRNFQLLLGRSEHDRRYRADSAFRLVRGLA; this is encoded by the coding sequence ATGCCAGAAGTGGCGCCCGGATCCGGGCCCGACCACCCCGCCCCCTCCAGGGAGATAGTGCCCTGGCGCCCCACCCCGCGCGGCGCGCCCTACCCGGTGCCGACCGATCTCGTTCCCGTACTCCCGGCCCCCTGGGACGCGGCCAGGCCGGACGACGAGGGCAGGCTGCCCGGGACACGTCGGCTCTGGCTGGCCGGCGGGCTCGCCGTGGTCGTGGCCGTTGCCGCCGTCGTCGTGATCTCCGTACAGACGAACCGTTCTGACGATCCGTCACAGAGTCGCGCGGAGAACAGGACCACGGCCGACACGATGAACCCCTTCCTCCCCGGCGCTCCCGCCGGAGCGAGCTCGGCGCCGGCCGGCAAGAACGCGCTGGCCTCGCCGGCGACCGCCCGCTCGGCCTCACCGGACTCCACCCCGCGGCCCTCCACCTCGCCGGGGTCCGGCCGGCCCACCCCCGGACCGTCGACGCCCGCCTCCGGCACCACTTCCCCGCCCCGGCCGGTCACCTCGCTGAAGTCCGTCCAGGCGGTCAACTACCCCGACCGCTACTGGCATGTGAGTGATGGTCAGGTCGGGCTCGACCCGGTGGGCGCGGGCAGCCCGGCCGCGACCCGACGGGCCGCCAGCTTCAAGGTGGTCCCCGGACTGGCGGAATCCTCCTGCTACTCCTTCGCCACCACCGACGGGTCCTACCTGCGCCACCGCGACTTCGTGCTGCACGCCGACCGCGACGACGGCTCCGCCCTCTTCCGGAAGGACGCCACCTTCTGTCCGCGGGCGTCCTCCTACTCCGGCGCCGTCATGCTGGAGGCGGTCAACTACCCGGGCCGCTTCCTGCGCCATCGCAACTTCCAGCTCCTGCTGGGCCGTTCGGAGCACGACAGGCGCTACCGGGCGGACTCGGCGTTCCGTCTGGTGCGGGGCTTGGCCTGA
- a CDS encoding HEAT repeat domain-containing protein, whose translation MGVSTGVDMSGEVYFDPFLISAVRARDTDAMENLLLAGADPDVHDERGTPALCLAIELYAGTAARLLAEHGADPEQYGPDGVPPLRKAVDSGSPTLVEAVLHDESRWRQRKAELLEMQNLAQHWHEMGTEAELRRRTGAQGPLARTRVQDDEFTVVNELSLGGLTVRDGHAAILTHLEATLDVQTSFEELMDRALTRPDQQHAVWLTSTILLANRRDQDTWDAAAALRVHPDPAHRLFGAEVLRLTHLFDESDEEPFAGPALELFVDWSGRESDAAVLTEVLVGLADHADPRADAALLPYDSHPDVRVRRAVASAFDQWSRAFSPVIRETLLGLMTDPDAEVRQRACHTVADGRSRDPTLADGMAELLDDPIRQVRVVAVYGLALHDDERCVEGAGRLPPAPPGAPYEYDLDEVWRYKLRRDDR comes from the coding sequence ATGGGCGTGAGCACTGGTGTGGATATGAGCGGCGAAGTGTACTTCGACCCTTTCCTGATATCTGCAGTACGGGCCAGGGACACCGACGCTATGGAAAACCTGCTCCTGGCAGGCGCCGACCCCGACGTGCATGACGAACGCGGAACACCAGCACTATGCCTGGCGATCGAGTTGTACGCCGGAACCGCCGCCCGTCTACTGGCCGAGCATGGTGCCGACCCCGAGCAGTACGGACCGGACGGTGTGCCGCCATTGCGCAAGGCCGTCGACTCGGGCTCGCCGACGCTGGTCGAGGCGGTCTTGCACGATGAGTCCCGGTGGCGTCAGCGCAAGGCCGAGCTACTGGAAATGCAGAACCTCGCCCAGCACTGGCATGAGATGGGTACCGAAGCGGAACTGCGGCGCCGTACCGGCGCGCAGGGCCCCTTGGCTCGGACCCGCGTCCAGGACGACGAGTTCACGGTCGTCAACGAGCTCTCCCTCGGTGGGCTGACAGTGCGCGACGGGCATGCGGCGATCCTCACGCATCTGGAGGCCACGCTCGACGTCCAGACCTCCTTCGAGGAACTGATGGACCGCGCACTGACCCGCCCCGACCAGCAGCACGCCGTATGGCTGACTTCCACCATCCTTTTGGCGAACCGCCGCGACCAGGACACCTGGGACGCCGCTGCGGCCCTGCGCGTCCACCCAGACCCGGCTCACCGGCTGTTCGGTGCAGAGGTGTTGCGACTGACCCATCTGTTCGACGAGAGCGACGAGGAACCCTTCGCGGGCCCCGCCCTGGAGCTCTTCGTCGACTGGTCGGGCCGGGAAAGTGACGCCGCCGTGCTCACCGAGGTGCTGGTCGGCCTCGCCGACCACGCCGACCCGCGCGCCGACGCAGCCCTCCTGCCATACGACAGCCATCCCGACGTCCGGGTGCGGCGCGCGGTAGCCTCCGCCTTCGACCAGTGGTCACGGGCCTTTTCCCCCGTCATCCGGGAGACGTTGCTGGGTCTGATGACCGACCCTGACGCAGAGGTGCGGCAGCGGGCCTGCCACACGGTCGCCGACGGCAGGAGCCGCGATCCCACCCTCGCCGACGGCATGGCAGAGCTACTGGACGATCCAATCCGCCAGGTCCGGGTCGTCGCCGTGTACGGGCTCGCCCTCCATGACGACGAGCGGTGCGTGGAAGGCGCAGGTCGTCTTCCCCCGGCGCCGCCCGGCGCCCCATACGAGTATGACCTCGACGAGGTATGGCGGTACAAGCTGCGCCGCGATGATCGCTGA
- a CDS encoding HAD domain-containing protein: protein MSRPLLFLDVDGPLNPYAAQKERRPEGYTTIRVALEPGRPLRVWLHPDHGRALLGLGYELCWATTWMDAANRWIAPVIGLPELPYVDFTGALFAERPDGVHWKTERIVAHAEGRPFAWVDDEQGPADTVFVTARHPAPALLQHVNPRLGLREPDFEALAAFAASLDA from the coding sequence ATGAGCCGACCCTTGCTGTTCCTCGACGTCGACGGCCCGCTCAATCCGTACGCGGCCCAGAAGGAGCGTCGGCCCGAGGGATACACGACGATCCGCGTGGCGCTGGAGCCCGGGCGGCCGCTGCGCGTCTGGCTCCACCCCGACCACGGCCGCGCTCTCCTCGGTCTCGGCTACGAGCTGTGCTGGGCCACCACGTGGATGGACGCGGCCAACCGCTGGATCGCCCCCGTGATCGGCCTCCCCGAACTCCCCTACGTCGACTTCACGGGCGCTCTCTTCGCCGAGCGCCCCGACGGCGTCCACTGGAAGACGGAACGCATCGTGGCCCACGCCGAGGGCCGCCCCTTCGCCTGGGTGGACGACGAACAGGGGCCGGCCGACACGGTGTTCGTCACCGCCCGCCATCCCGCCCCCGCACTCCTCCAGCACGTGAACCCCCGACTCGGCCTGCGCGAGCCCGACTTCGAGGCCCTTGCGGCTTTCGCCGCGAGCCTGGACGCGTAG
- a CDS encoding DUF7847 domain-containing protein produces the protein MIPLAPLGVDTVLGGVFATMRRYAKPLFGLAGLVGLALLALTLGLGGLAYAATTHQLHRMFSAPRSADWTDVRAVLIAFGSVWITGLLGGLVAGAFVQASSAATLHDAVLGRPARVGAVWRRAWPRTPSVLGVMLLTGLIVLVPMALFTLLFVLAALSMAGSDPFMALGTGFLLLLLSMPLTLWLYVLFSFAPAAAVLEGASPLTAMRRSARLIRGAWWRTCGISLLGGLIVVIGSLVIRVPLMIMAPTPRYDPSAPPPTRMSDFFAQAVPDLGPYLVVTVITSIVTQLLSMVLLPLVSNLLYIDQRIRREGLADVLIRAAAAPEAHGGPETPGSVH, from the coding sequence GTGATCCCCTTGGCCCCGCTCGGCGTGGACACGGTCCTCGGCGGGGTCTTCGCCACGATGCGCCGTTACGCGAAGCCGCTGTTCGGGCTCGCCGGGCTGGTCGGGCTGGCGCTGCTGGCCCTGACGCTCGGACTGGGAGGTCTCGCCTACGCCGCGACGACGCACCAGCTGCATCGCATGTTCTCGGCTCCCCGATCGGCCGACTGGACCGATGTACGTGCCGTCCTGATCGCCTTCGGCTCCGTCTGGATCACCGGCCTCCTGGGCGGGCTCGTGGCCGGCGCCTTCGTCCAGGCCTCGTCCGCGGCCACCCTGCACGACGCCGTCCTCGGGCGACCGGCCCGTGTCGGTGCCGTCTGGCGGCGCGCGTGGCCGCGCACCCCGTCCGTACTCGGCGTGATGCTGCTGACGGGCCTGATCGTCCTGGTGCCGATGGCACTGTTCACTCTGCTCTTCGTCCTGGCGGCCCTGTCCATGGCGGGTTCCGATCCCTTCATGGCGCTCGGGACCGGCTTCCTGCTCCTGCTGCTCTCCATGCCGCTGACGCTCTGGCTCTACGTCCTGTTCAGCTTCGCCCCGGCCGCCGCCGTGCTGGAGGGAGCCTCTCCCCTGACGGCGATGCGGCGCTCGGCCCGGCTGATACGCGGCGCGTGGTGGCGCACGTGCGGCATCTCGCTGCTCGGCGGCCTGATCGTGGTGATCGGATCGCTCGTGATCAGGGTGCCGCTCATGATCATGGCCCCGACCCCGCGGTACGACCCCTCGGCGCCGCCGCCAACACGTATGTCGGACTTCTTCGCCCAGGCCGTACCCGATCTGGGCCCCTACCTGGTGGTCACGGTGATCACCAGCATCGTCACCCAGCTGCTCTCGATGGTGCTGCTGCCCCTGGTGAGCAACCTGCTGTACATCGATCAGCGCATCCGCCGGGAGGGCCTGGCGGACGTGCTGATACGCGCGGCCGCGGCTCCCGAGGCGCACGGCGGACCGGAGACACCCGGCTCAGTCCACTAG
- the sufU gene encoding Fe-S cluster assembly sulfur transfer protein SufU → MKLDSMYQEVILDHYKHPHGRGLRDGDAEVHHVNPTCGDEITLRVKYDGERIEDISYEGQGCSISQASASVLNDLLVGKDVSDAQKIQETFLELMQSKGRIEPDDAMEEVLEDAVAFAGVSKYPARVKCALLSWMAWKDATAQALGESAERKTA, encoded by the coding sequence GTGAAGCTGGATTCGATGTACCAGGAAGTCATCCTGGACCACTACAAGCACCCGCACGGGCGCGGTCTCCGGGACGGCGACGCCGAGGTGCACCACGTCAATCCCACGTGCGGTGACGAGATCACCCTGCGTGTGAAGTACGACGGCGAGCGGATCGAGGACATCTCGTACGAGGGCCAGGGCTGCTCCATCAGCCAGGCCTCGGCCTCCGTACTGAATGACCTGCTGGTCGGCAAGGACGTGTCCGACGCGCAGAAGATCCAGGAGACCTTCCTGGAACTGATGCAGTCCAAGGGTCGGATCGAGCCGGACGACGCGATGGAGGAGGTGCTGGAGGACGCGGTCGCGTTCGCCGGCGTCTCCAAGTACCCGGCACGGGTCAAGTGCGCCCTCCTCAGCTGGATGGCGTGGAAGGACGCGACGGCCCAGGCTCTGGGCGAGAGCGCCGAGAGGAAGACGGCATGA
- a CDS encoding cysteine desulfurase, protein MTQLPGLLDTEAIRKDFPILDRQVHDGKKLVYLDNAATSQKPRQVLDALSGYYERYNANVHRGVHVLAEEATALYEGARDKVAAFINAPSRDEVIFTKNASESLNLVANMLGWADEPYRVDHETEIVITEMEHHSNIVPWQLLSQRTGAKLKWFGLTDDGRLDLSNIDEIITEKTKIVSFVLVSNILGTVNPVEAIVRRAQEVGALVLIDASQAAPHMPLDVQALQADFVAFTGHKMCGPTGIGILWGRQELLEDLPPFLGGGEMIETVSMHSSTYAPAPHKFEAGTPPIAQAVGLGAAIDYLSAIGMDKILAHEHALTEYAVKRLAEVPDLRIIGPTTAEDRGAAISFTLGDIHPHDVGQVLDEQGIAVRVGHHCARPVCLRYGIPATTRASFYLYSTPSEIDALIDGLEHVRNFFG, encoded by the coding sequence GTGACGCAGCTGCCGGGCCTCCTCGACACCGAGGCGATCCGCAAGGACTTCCCCATCCTGGACCGCCAGGTCCACGACGGTAAGAAGCTGGTGTACCTGGACAACGCGGCGACCTCGCAGAAGCCGCGCCAGGTACTGGACGCCCTCAGTGGCTACTACGAGCGCTACAACGCCAACGTCCACCGCGGTGTGCATGTGCTCGCCGAGGAGGCCACGGCGCTGTACGAGGGCGCGCGCGACAAGGTCGCCGCGTTCATCAACGCGCCGAGCCGCGACGAGGTGATCTTCACGAAGAACGCCTCCGAGTCGCTCAACCTCGTGGCCAACATGCTGGGCTGGGCCGACGAGCCCTACCGCGTGGACCACGAGACCGAGATCGTCATCACGGAGATGGAGCACCACTCCAACATCGTTCCGTGGCAGCTGCTGTCGCAGCGCACCGGCGCGAAGCTGAAGTGGTTCGGCCTCACCGACGACGGCCGTCTCGACCTGTCGAACATCGACGAGATCATCACGGAGAAGACGAAGATCGTCTCCTTCGTGCTGGTGTCGAACATCCTGGGCACCGTGAACCCGGTCGAGGCGATAGTGCGCCGCGCCCAGGAGGTCGGCGCCCTGGTCCTGATCGACGCGTCGCAGGCCGCGCCGCACATGCCGCTCGACGTCCAGGCCCTCCAGGCCGACTTCGTGGCCTTCACCGGCCACAAGATGTGCGGCCCGACGGGCATCGGCATCCTCTGGGGCCGCCAGGAACTCCTGGAGGACCTTCCGCCGTTCCTCGGCGGCGGCGAGATGATCGAGACCGTGTCGATGCACTCGTCGACGTACGCCCCGGCGCCGCACAAGTTCGAGGCGGGCACCCCGCCGATCGCGCAGGCGGTCGGTCTGGGCGCGGCGATCGACTATCTCTCCGCCATCGGCATGGACAAGATCCTCGCCCACGAGCACGCGCTCACCGAGTACGCGGTGAAGCGGCTCGCGGAGGTCCCCGACCTCCGGATCATCGGCCCCACCACGGCCGAGGACCGCGGCGCGGCGATCTCGTTCACGCTGGGCGACATCCACCCGCACGACGTGGGCCAGGTTCTCGACGAGCAGGGCATCGCGGTCCGGGTGGGTCACCACTGCGCCCGTCCGGTGTGCCTGCGGTACGGAATTCCTGCGACCACGCGAGCGTCGTTCTATCTGTACTCCACGCCGTCCGAGATCGACGCTCTGATCGACGGCCTGGAGCACGTACGGAACTTCTTCGGCTGA
- a CDS encoding tyrosine-type recombinase/integrase — MHALRHFCASVLLDAGESIKALSEYLGHRDPSLTLRRYTHLMPNSEARTWAAVDRVFRDPESTEDGPDTAHGAS; from the coding sequence ATGCATGCCCTCCGCCACTTCTGCGCCTCCGTGCTCCTGGACGCGGGGGAGAGCATCAAGGCCCTGAGCGAGTACCTCGGCCATCGCGACCCGAGCCTCACCCTCCGGAGGTACACGCACCTGATGCCGAACAGCGAGGCGCGCACTTGGGCCGCCGTCGACCGGGTCTTCCGGGACCCGGAGAGCACCGAAGACGGCCCCGATACGGCCCACGGGGCAAGTTGA
- a CDS encoding TetR/AcrR family transcriptional regulator, with amino-acid sequence MARRYDPERRQRIIDAAIRVVGAKGIAGLSHRSVAAEADVPLGSTTYHFKTLDELMVAALRQANEGFAKVVAARGTLEDTRADLAAELAGLIGEWLAGDRTGVELEYELYLAALRRPALRPVAAEWIDSLVEPLTRRTDPVTARALVALLDGICLQVLLTGTSYDEGYTREVLTRVLPGDGATGGDQ; translated from the coding sequence ATGGCGCGCCGGTACGACCCCGAGCGGCGGCAGCGGATCATCGACGCGGCGATCCGCGTCGTCGGCGCCAAGGGCATCGCCGGGCTCAGCCATCGCTCCGTCGCCGCCGAGGCCGATGTGCCGCTCGGCTCCACCACGTACCACTTCAAGACCCTCGACGAACTCATGGTCGCCGCCCTGCGCCAGGCGAACGAGGGCTTCGCCAAGGTGGTCGCCGCGCGCGGCACCCTGGAGGACACCCGCGCCGACCTGGCCGCCGAACTCGCCGGACTGATCGGCGAATGGCTCGCCGGCGACCGTACGGGCGTGGAGCTGGAGTACGAGCTCTACCTCGCCGCCCTCCGCAGACCCGCCCTGCGCCCGGTCGCCGCCGAGTGGATCGACAGCCTCGTCGAGCCGCTGACCCGGCGCACGGATCCGGTCACCGCGCGGGCGCTGGTCGCCCTGCTGGACGGGATCTGTCTCCAGGTGCTGCTGACGGGGACGTCCTACGACGAGGGATACACGCGCGAGGTGTTGACCCGGGTCCTGCCGGGAGACGGGGCGACCGGCGGCGACCAGTAG
- the dapD gene encoding 2,3,4,5-tetrahydropyridine-2,6-dicarboxylate N-succinyltransferase — protein sequence MTDTTASRTTGAVAAGLATLTADGTVLDTWFPAPELSAEPGPAGTERLSAERAVELLGEGAAQAIGPDARRGVEVVAVRTVIASLDDKPLDAHDAYLRLHLLSHRLVKPHGQNLDGVFGLLTNVAWTSLGPVAVDDIEKVRLNARAAGLHLQVTSIDKFPRMTDYVAPKGVRIADADRVRLGAHLAEGTTVMHEGFVNFNAGTLGTSMVEGRISAGVVVGDGSDIGGGASTMGTLSGGGNVRITIGERCLVGAEAGVGIALGDECVVEAGLYVTAGTRVTMPDGDIVKARELSGASNILFRRNSVTGTVEARPNNAVWGGLNEVLHSHN from the coding sequence ATGACCGACACGACTGCTTCTCGTACCACCGGCGCCGTCGCCGCCGGGCTCGCCACCCTCACCGCAGACGGCACCGTTCTCGACACGTGGTTCCCCGCGCCCGAACTCTCCGCCGAGCCCGGCCCGGCCGGCACCGAGCGGCTGTCCGCCGAGCGCGCCGTGGAACTGCTCGGCGAGGGAGCCGCGCAGGCCATCGGCCCGGACGCCCGCCGGGGCGTCGAGGTGGTCGCGGTCCGTACGGTCATCGCGTCGCTGGACGACAAGCCGCTCGACGCGCACGACGCCTACCTGCGTCTGCACCTCCTCTCGCACCGCCTGGTGAAGCCGCACGGCCAGAACCTGGACGGCGTGTTCGGCCTGCTCACCAACGTGGCCTGGACCTCGCTCGGTCCGGTCGCCGTCGACGACATCGAGAAGGTCCGGCTGAACGCGCGCGCCGCGGGCCTGCACCTCCAGGTGACCTCCATCGACAAGTTCCCGCGCATGACGGACTATGTCGCGCCCAAGGGCGTCCGCATCGCCGACGCCGACCGGGTACGCCTCGGCGCGCACCTCGCCGAGGGCACGACCGTCATGCACGAGGGCTTCGTGAACTTCAACGCGGGCACGCTCGGCACGTCCATGGTCGAGGGCCGCATCTCCGCCGGAGTCGTCGTCGGCGACGGTTCCGACATCGGCGGTGGCGCGTCCACCATGGGCACCCTCTCGGGTGGCGGCAACGTCCGCATCACCATCGGTGAGCGCTGCCTCGTCGGCGCGGAGGCGGGCGTCGGCATCGCCCTCGGCGACGAGTGCGTGGTCGAGGCCGGGCTGTACGTCACCGCCGGCACGCGGGTGACGATGCCCGACGGCGACATCGTCAAGGCCCGCGAGCTGTCCGGGGCTTCGAACATCCTCTTCCGTCGCAACTCGGTCACCGGAACGGTCGAGGCACGCCCGAACAACGCGGTGTGGGGCGGCCTGAACGAGGTCCTGCACAGCCACAACTGA
- a CDS encoding SigE family RNA polymerase sigma factor → MDAEGLESFRQFVAGRSAALLRTAVLLSGGDRHAGEDLLQGALAKAAGRWHRIDEPEAYVRQVLYRQQISRWRLKWRRREVSVAHPPETGPPGADTAAAVDLRLVMREALSRLTARQRTVLVLRYFEDLPEADVARLLGCSVGTVRSTAHRSLARLRVLAPELAALAPAAGERPSSRDYSPVEVRP, encoded by the coding sequence ATGGATGCCGAAGGGCTCGAAAGCTTCAGACAGTTCGTGGCCGGCAGGTCCGCAGCCCTGCTGAGGACCGCCGTGCTGCTCAGCGGCGGTGACCGGCACGCGGGGGAGGACCTGTTGCAGGGTGCCCTGGCCAAGGCCGCCGGTCGCTGGCACCGCATCGACGAACCCGAGGCGTACGTACGGCAGGTGCTCTACCGTCAGCAGATCAGCCGCTGGCGACTGAAGTGGCGGCGACGCGAGGTCAGCGTCGCCCATCCGCCGGAGACCGGTCCGCCTGGCGCCGACACGGCGGCCGCCGTCGACCTGCGCCTGGTGATGCGCGAGGCACTGTCCCGGCTCACCGCGCGCCAGCGCACCGTCCTGGTGCTGCGCTACTTCGAGGACCTGCCGGAGGCCGACGTGGCCCGGCTGCTGGGCTGTTCCGTGGGCACCGTGCGGTCCACCGCCCACCGCTCCCTGGCCCGGCTGCGCGTCCTCGCGCCCGAACTCGCCGCGCTAGCCCCCGCCGCCGGTGAACGGCCGTCGTCCCGTGACTACTCGCCCGTGGAGGTACGGCCGTGA